The Halanaerobium praevalens DSM 2228 genome contains a region encoding:
- the nikC gene encoding nickel transporter permease, with translation MSNKNEKFMKKNTNPWLEAWRRLLQSKIGIAGLGIIIFLIIVAILAPKLAPYDPLKTNILARYQAPSSSHLLGTDGMGRDILSRIIYGSRISIQVGLVSVGLALFFGVSFGLLAGYYGGKLDMLIMRFMDIMLAFPSILLAIGIVAILGPQLKNAMLAIGIINVPRFARIVRSSVISIKESEYISAARALGAGDLRIIFKHLLPNAMAPLIVQTTLSIATAILEAAALSFLGLGAQPPSPEWGAMLSDARSSLQKAPWVATFPGLAIIFGVLGFNLLGDGLRDALDPKMKNV, from the coding sequence ATGTCAAATAAAAATGAAAAATTTATGAAAAAAAATACTAATCCTTGGCTAGAAGCCTGGAGAAGATTATTACAGAGTAAAATAGGTATAGCTGGATTAGGAATTATTATATTTTTAATAATCGTTGCAATTTTAGCGCCGAAGTTAGCACCTTATGATCCTTTAAAAACAAATATTTTAGCTAGGTATCAGGCACCTTCATCAAGCCATTTATTAGGAACTGATGGAATGGGAAGAGATATTTTAAGTCGAATAATTTATGGTTCTAGAATTTCAATTCAAGTTGGTTTAGTTTCTGTCGGGCTTGCTTTATTTTTTGGGGTTAGTTTTGGACTTTTAGCAGGTTATTATGGTGGTAAACTAGATATGTTAATTATGAGATTTATGGATATTATGCTTGCTTTTCCAAGTATTTTATTGGCAATAGGTATTGTTGCAATTTTAGGTCCTCAGTTAAAAAATGCTATGTTAGCAATTGGAATTATAAATGTACCTCGTTTTGCCAGAATAGTTCGTTCATCAGTAATATCAATTAAAGAAAGTGAATATATAAGTGCTGCTAGAGCTCTTGGTGCTGGTGATTTAAGGATAATTTTCAAACATTTATTACCAAATGCTATGGCCCCATTGATTGTTCAAACAACTTTAAGTATAGCTACTGCTATTTTGGAAGCAGCTGCTTTAAGCTTTTTAGGACTTGGAGCTCAACCACCATCACCTGAATGGGGTGCCATGTTGAGTGATGCTCGAAGTTCATTACAAAAAGCACCCTGGGTAGCTACTTTCCCTGGTTTAGCAATAATCTTTGGTGTTTTAGGTTTCAATTTACTTGGAGATGGGCTCAGAGATGCTTTAGATCCTAAAATGAAAAATGTCTAA
- the def gene encoding peptide deformylase, with translation MALLKVREIGDPVLRTKAKEIDEVNKKTNELIDNMFETMYAEDGVGLAAPQIGMLKRIAVVDIREGNKVILINPEIIEKEGKAIMEEGCLSIPGETGDVIRAEKIKVKSLNRKGKEVTFLAEGFEARAIQHEIDHLDGILFVDKIIKIAE, from the coding sequence ATGGCTCTTTTAAAAGTAAGAGAAATTGGAGATCCAGTTTTAAGAACTAAGGCTAAAGAAATAGATGAGGTTAATAAAAAAACTAATGAATTAATAGATAATATGTTTGAAACAATGTATGCTGAAGATGGTGTAGGATTAGCAGCACCTCAAATTGGGATGTTAAAAAGAATTGCTGTTGTTGATATCAGAGAAGGAAATAAAGTTATTTTAATTAATCCAGAAATTATAGAAAAAGAAGGCAAGGCAATTATGGAAGAAGGATGTTTGAGTATTCCTGGTGAAACTGGTGATGTGATTCGAGCAGAAAAAATTAAAGTTAAAAGCTTAAATAGAAAGGGCAAAGAAGTTACTTTTCTAGCAGAAGGATTTGAAGCAAGGGCAATTCAGCATGAAATTGATCATTTAGATGGTATTTTATTTGTCGATAAAATTATAAAAATTGCGGAGTGA
- the rlmN gene encoding 23S rRNA (adenine(2503)-C(2))-methyltransferase RlmN, whose product MKDLKELTRNELIEDLKKAGFPAYRGEQVFNWLYKNGISKTEEMKNIPKKMRSYLDNNYNLNNLKESKRSVAVDGTVKYLWQLNDGENIEGVYLPFPESGRHSACISTQVGCGLGCSFCATGIDGLKRNLTTGEIVEQVLEIQKDISGSNFAEPRLSNLVFMGMGEPLANFDNLMQAVEILNSNQGLNIGMRKMTISTAGLVPEIKKLAKVNDQIGLAISLHAPNDRLRNKIMPINKKYNINQLLKTVIDYIEKTGRRVTFEYVLMDSVNDSPELSVQLSELLRGINCHVNLIPANPVPELGIERPVQKVIDSFYDTLVNNGIQVSLRKEMGSQIEAACGQLKRKEK is encoded by the coding sequence ATGAAGGACTTAAAAGAATTAACTAGAAATGAATTAATAGAAGACTTGAAAAAGGCAGGATTTCCAGCTTATAGAGGAGAACAGGTTTTTAATTGGCTATACAAAAATGGTATATCTAAAACAGAAGAAATGAAAAACATACCTAAAAAAATGCGAAGTTATTTAGACAATAATTATAATTTAAACAATCTTAAAGAAAGCAAAAGAAGTGTTGCTGTTGATGGAACTGTAAAATATCTTTGGCAGCTAAATGATGGTGAAAATATAGAAGGGGTTTATCTTCCTTTTCCCGAATCAGGTAGACATAGTGCTTGTATTTCAACTCAGGTTGGTTGTGGTCTTGGTTGTTCATTTTGTGCAACTGGAATTGATGGTTTAAAAAGAAATTTAACTACTGGAGAAATAGTAGAGCAGGTACTTGAAATTCAAAAGGATATTAGTGGTTCCAATTTTGCTGAGCCAAGGTTAAGTAATCTTGTTTTTATGGGAATGGGAGAGCCACTTGCTAATTTTGATAATTTAATGCAAGCCGTTGAAATTCTAAATTCTAATCAAGGCTTAAACATTGGAATGAGAAAGATGACTATTTCTACAGCAGGACTTGTTCCAGAAATCAAAAAATTAGCTAAAGTTAATGATCAAATTGGATTAGCTATTTCTTTACATGCTCCTAATGATAGATTAAGAAATAAAATTATGCCTATTAATAAAAAATATAATATAAATCAGCTTTTAAAAACTGTAATTGATTATATTGAAAAAACAGGTAGACGAGTAACTTTTGAATATGTATTAATGGATAGTGTTAATGATAGTCCTGAATTATCAGTTCAACTTTCAGAATTATTAAGAGGTATAAATTGTCATGTCAATTTAATTCCTGCTAATCCAGTTCCAGAATTAGGAATTGAAAGACCAGTTCAAAAAGTTATTGATAGTTTTTATGATACTTTAGTTAATAATGGAATTCAAGTTAGTCTCCGTAAAGAAATGGGAAGTCAAATTGAGGCTGCTTGTGGCCAGTTAAAAAGAAAAGAAAAATAG
- a CDS encoding zinc metallopeptidase: protein MFPFFFDPTMIVILPALLIAVYAQYKVKNTFKKYNQINLNSNLTGAEAARKILLSNNLSNIEIRQTDGKLSDHYDPEKKTLNLSADVYHNNSVAAVGVAAHEVGHAIQDKENYKPLSLRASLVPAANIGSSLGLPLAIFGFFIRADFLIMTGFVLFSAAFLFHLVTLPVEFNASNRAISNLKNSNLLNQEELKGVKKVLKAAAFTYVATTLVALANMLRILLLAGLGDD, encoded by the coding sequence ATGTTTCCATTTTTCTTTGATCCAACGATGATTGTAATCCTTCCCGCTTTATTGATTGCAGTTTATGCTCAATATAAAGTAAAAAATACTTTTAAAAAATATAATCAAATTAATTTAAATTCAAATTTAACTGGTGCTGAAGCAGCTAGAAAAATTTTGTTAAGTAATAATTTAAGCAATATAGAGATTCGTCAAACTGATGGTAAATTAAGTGATCATTATGATCCTGAGAAAAAAACACTTAATTTGTCAGCAGATGTTTATCATAATAATTCAGTGGCAGCAGTTGGTGTGGCAGCACATGAAGTAGGTCATGCTATTCAAGATAAAGAAAATTATAAACCGTTATCATTAAGAGCTTCTTTAGTGCCTGCTGCTAATATTGGTTCTAGTTTGGGTTTGCCCTTAGCAATTTTTGGCTTTTTTATTAGAGCTGATTTTTTAATTATGACTGGTTTTGTTCTTTTTTCCGCTGCTTTTTTATTCCATTTAGTAACTTTACCAGTTGAATTTAATGCAAGTAATAGGGCCATTAGTAATTTGAAAAATAGTAATTTATTAAATCAAGAAGAACTTAAAGGGGTAAAAAAAGTTTTAAAAGCTGCAGCATTTACTTATGTAGCTACAACTTTAGTTGCTTTAGCAAATATGCTGAGAATTTTACTCTTAGCTGGTTTAGGTGATGATTAA
- the lgt gene encoding prolipoprotein diacylglyceryl transferase produces MIKIIDPILVSFYSIEIRWYGFLIVLALVISLFILNYLLKKEENLDLDFFLDFFILALPIGILAARLYYVLFNLNYYLKEPAKILAINEGGLAIHGGLLAGIVVLYVFSLKKENNFLLTLDYLAPLTAFSQAIGRWGNFINQEAYGKIVKQNYYSFLPKFIKKQMYINGSYREATFLYESIADFLLFVFLLFYLRSKNKKRGEVFAFYLIFYSLARFFIEEQRVDSLLIYEFQLAKLISLVLILIGLSLLFYINKFNQS; encoded by the coding sequence GTGATAAAAATTATTGATCCAATTTTAGTTAGTTTTTATTCTATTGAAATAAGGTGGTATGGTTTTTTAATAGTTTTAGCTTTAGTTATTTCACTTTTTATTTTAAATTATCTTTTAAAAAAAGAAGAAAATTTAGATCTTGATTTTTTTCTAGATTTTTTTATATTAGCTTTGCCGATTGGTATTTTAGCTGCTCGGCTATATTATGTACTTTTTAATTTAAATTATTATTTAAAAGAGCCAGCTAAAATTTTAGCAATTAATGAAGGTGGACTAGCTATACATGGAGGACTACTTGCTGGCATAGTAGTCCTTTATGTTTTTAGTCTAAAAAAAGAAAATAATTTTCTCTTAACTTTAGATTATTTAGCTCCTTTAACAGCTTTTTCTCAAGCTATAGGTCGCTGGGGTAATTTTATTAATCAAGAAGCATATGGGAAGATAGTAAAACAAAATTATTATTCTTTTCTACCTAAATTTATTAAAAAACAGATGTATATTAATGGTTCTTATCGAGAAGCTACTTTTTTGTATGAATCAATAGCTGATTTTTTGCTTTTTGTTTTTTTATTGTTTTATTTAAGATCTAAAAATAAAAAAAGAGGAGAAGTTTTTGCTTTTTATTTAATTTTTTATTCTCTGGCTAGATTTTTTATAGAAGAACAGAGAGTTGATAGTTTATTAATTTATGAATTTCAGTTAGCAAAATTAATTAGTCTGGTTTTAATTTTGATTGGTTTATCTTTACTTTTTTATATTAATAAGTTTAATCAGTCTTAA
- the rsmB gene encoding 16S rRNA (cytosine(967)-C(5))-methyltransferase RsmB has product MKNLRSEILKALLRVEKGSYSNLLLNSKLKLIEDKRDKNLFTEIYYGVIRNKLYLDYIINQFSKTSLLKMDSEVLMGLRIGVYQLFFLDKVPARAAIYESVEAVKIILPASQKGAISFTNGVLRNINRKRNSIKLPAKNKDPEKHLSIKYSYPMWLVKRFIKQYGFNKSEKILKAGNKRAEVIYRHNSLKMTKAQFIELLDAADLEYESTFLESFYKLKKVNNPAQTKVFKRGGAYIQGTSAGLASLLLDPSENMEVLDLAAAPGGKTSHLAALMNNTGQIKALDISQSRLDLVQENLLRLGVKNVSLKKADASKYQDNKKYDRILADLPCSGLGLIASKPEIKWDKNENIIEKMAKLQYKILNNNLNKLKSGGQLLYSTCTLAKEENQDLIKRILKENKAYKLIDLSSRLEKASSLNLETKDKYLEILPGEVDSEGFFYALIQKVESD; this is encoded by the coding sequence TTGAAAAATTTACGCTCAGAAATTTTAAAAGCACTACTTAGAGTTGAAAAAGGAAGTTATTCAAATTTATTATTAAATTCTAAATTAAAGCTAATTGAGGATAAGAGAGATAAAAATTTGTTTACTGAAATTTATTATGGAGTAATTAGAAATAAGTTATATTTAGATTATATAATAAATCAATTTTCCAAAACCTCTTTGCTTAAAATGGATAGTGAAGTTTTAATGGGACTTAGGATAGGAGTTTACCAACTATTTTTTCTGGATAAAGTTCCCGCAAGAGCTGCTATTTATGAAAGTGTAGAGGCTGTAAAAATTATTTTGCCTGCTAGCCAAAAAGGAGCTATATCTTTTACTAATGGAGTTTTAAGAAATATTAATCGCAAGCGTAATTCGATTAAGCTTCCAGCTAAAAATAAGGATCCTGAAAAACACTTATCAATTAAGTATTCATATCCAATGTGGTTAGTTAAACGCTTTATTAAACAATATGGTTTTAATAAAAGTGAAAAAATATTAAAAGCAGGTAATAAAAGAGCTGAGGTTATTTATCGTCATAATTCACTCAAAATGACCAAAGCTCAATTTATAGAATTGCTAGATGCTGCTGATTTAGAATATGAGTCAACATTTTTAGAATCTTTTTATAAACTAAAAAAAGTAAATAATCCAGCTCAAACTAAAGTTTTTAAAAGAGGAGGAGCCTATATTCAAGGTACATCTGCAGGCTTAGCTTCTTTATTATTAGATCCTTCCGAAAATATGGAAGTTCTTGATTTAGCTGCTGCTCCTGGTGGTAAAACATCTCATTTAGCAGCTTTAATGAATAATACTGGTCAAATTAAAGCTTTAGATATTAGCCAAAGTCGTTTAGATTTGGTTCAAGAAAATTTACTAAGATTAGGTGTTAAAAATGTTAGCTTAAAAAAAGCTGATGCTAGTAAATATCAGGATAATAAAAAATATGATAGAATATTAGCTGATTTACCCTGTTCAGGTTTAGGACTTATAGCTTCTAAACCAGAGATTAAGTGGGATAAGAATGAGAATATAATAGAAAAAATGGCTAAATTACAATATAAAATTTTAAATAATAATCTAAACAAACTTAAAAGTGGAGGTCAATTATTATATTCCACTTGTACTTTAGCAAAAGAAGAAAACCAAGATTTAATTAAACGAATTTTAAAAGAAAATAAAGCCTATAAATTAATTGATCTAAGTAGTAGGTTAGAAAAAGCAAGTAGTTTAAATTTAGAAACTAAAGACAAATATTTAGAAATTTTACCTGGTGAAGTAGATTCAGAGGGATTTTTCTATGCATTAATACAAAAAGTGGAGAGTGATTAA
- a CDS encoding Stp1/IreP family PP2C-type Ser/Thr phosphatase, whose translation MRFAALSDKGKKRSVNEDNFFVNEKLNFFMVADGMGGHAAGEIASQIAAEVSASFNFSLVDPLEDLNNLTQLINEEIIKKSKKNIDYQGMGTTFAAVLIKDKMLYYTNLGDSRIYIYNQKNKILKKISQDHSLVADLLRKGKITKSEAFNHPQKNILTQALGLEEKLDLDQGKLKLEADDYILLCTDGLSDMLKEEKISYIFNYNKELKIISEKLLEKALSNGGLDNITILVVDWNE comes from the coding sequence ATGCGGTTTGCAGCTTTATCTGATAAAGGTAAAAAACGCAGCGTCAATGAAGATAATTTTTTTGTTAATGAAAAATTAAATTTTTTTATGGTTGCTGATGGTATGGGAGGTCATGCTGCAGGCGAAATAGCCAGTCAAATTGCTGCTGAAGTTTCTGCTTCTTTTAATTTTAGCTTAGTAGACCCTTTAGAGGATTTAAATAATTTAACCCAGCTGATAAATGAAGAAATAATCAAAAAAAGCAAAAAAAACATTGATTATCAAGGAATGGGTACAACTTTTGCCGCTGTACTAATTAAAGATAAAATGCTTTATTATACTAATTTAGGTGACAGCCGTATTTATATTTATAATCAAAAAAATAAAATTTTAAAAAAAATATCGCAAGATCATTCATTAGTTGCAGATTTATTGAGAAAAGGAAAAATAACTAAATCTGAGGCTTTTAATCATCCTCAAAAAAATATATTAACTCAAGCCCTTGGTTTAGAAGAAAAACTTGATTTAGATCAGGGTAAATTAAAACTTGAGGCTGATGATTATATACTATTATGTACAGATGGTCTTAGTGATATGCTTAAAGAGGAAAAGATAAGTTATATTTTTAATTATAATAAAGAGCTTAAAATTATTTCTGAAAAATTATTAGAAAAAGCTTTAAGTAATGGTGGTTTAGATAATATTACGATTTTGGTTGTTGATTGGAATGAATAA
- the fmt gene encoding methionyl-tRNA formyltransferase has translation MKIIFMGTPEFAVPALVELENDEEIEIKAVVTQPDRKSGRGQKINYSDIKEKALALDLEILQSENVNQKDFLEKLKEIEPDFIVVVAFGQKLSPELLAIPKFGCINLHASLLPKYRGSSPIHKAIIDGKSKTGNTTMYMAEGWDDGDIIYQQEIEIKRDDTVGDLHDKMAKKGANLLLKTLKDIKTAEAPKISQNDSEATFAYKIDKSLGSIDWNQKAENIYNLIRGVNPWPGAYSVLNGEKIKIWESKISDYPDTNLKPGTIIKANQKDGILVQTASGVISIEKLQLPGGKKIDYYSFLNGHQLPEKEKFDKA, from the coding sequence ATGAAAATAATATTTATGGGAACTCCTGAATTTGCAGTTCCTGCTTTAGTTGAATTAGAAAATGATGAAGAAATTGAGATTAAGGCTGTAGTTACTCAGCCTGATCGTAAAAGTGGTAGAGGCCAAAAAATTAATTATTCTGATATTAAAGAAAAAGCTTTAGCTTTAGATTTAGAAATTTTACAAAGTGAAAATGTAAATCAAAAAGATTTTTTAGAAAAATTAAAAGAAATAGAACCAGATTTTATAGTAGTTGTGGCTTTTGGTCAAAAATTAAGTCCTGAATTATTAGCAATACCTAAGTTTGGTTGTATTAATCTCCATGCTTCTTTATTACCTAAATATAGAGGTTCTAGTCCAATCCATAAGGCAATAATAGATGGCAAAAGTAAAACTGGTAATACAACAATGTATATGGCTGAAGGTTGGGATGATGGAGATATAATTTATCAACAAGAGATTGAAATAAAAAGAGATGATACAGTCGGTGATTTACATGATAAAATGGCTAAAAAAGGGGCGAATTTGCTGCTTAAAACTCTAAAAGATATAAAAACAGCTGAGGCACCTAAAATTAGTCAAAATGATTCTGAAGCAACTTTTGCTTATAAAATAGATAAATCTTTAGGTAGCATTGATTGGAATCAAAAAGCTGAAAATATTTATAATTTAATTCGAGGTGTCAATCCTTGGCCTGGAGCTTATAGTGTTTTAAATGGTGAAAAAATTAAAATTTGGGAAAGTAAAATAAGTGATTATCCAGATACAAATTTAAAACCTGGTACAATTATTAAAGCAAATCAAAAAGATGGTATTTTAGTTCAGACAGCTTCTGGTGTAATTTCTATTGAAAAATTACAGCTCCCAGGAGGGAAAAAAATAGACTATTATTCATTCTTAAATGGCCATCAATTACCAGAAAAAGAAAAGTTTGACAAGGCCTAA
- the priA gene encoding replication restart helicase PriA, producing MDKVIKVVVDLPLRKLNKEFDYLLPDKLKSKIKIGQIVKVPFGRRKIAAFVTKINVKSDLEKSKLKKVDSLLYKESFFDQKLLELFYWTASYYHAYLAQVIKSALPAGITAKKIKKKKIEYLKVNSEISNFKKELSKLNQKAPKQFLILKYLLENKKKQNKLKKVLKYASTSRQTVYRLIEKKLAVLYTDTKSRQPKLDSKLETKKTVKFNLKASESKLINKIANNFYQKNSYLLRTSSNNKKRFIFVLKLIEKLLQKDKNVILLIPEIEKDYVFLEQLNDYFEDQIAFLHSKLSKGEVFDQWQLIKTHKVKLAVGARSAIFAPFAKVDAVIIMEENNENYKGQEHPLYQARQVAAKRLQSSNSTLILESPFPSLESKNHADLGEYQELRIDSVVDKRKQKVIDLKNEVEKGNLGNLSQELKKEIEKNLKQKNKMILFLNRRGTANYIICRKCGHVIKCQHCDISLSYHQKQNKLSCHYCGLEKKLPQTCPDCGSSFIAQAGLGTQKIIDELKELYSDYAIIRVDGDLKESELKKRLNDFKNNKIDILVGTSIILKNQFYNQLKFLAVISADTTLNNSNFRAAENNFFLINQLKSMLVNSEASTFLVQSYEPEHYSLKAALTSKKELFYKQEKQIRKHRNYPPFCRLLNIIISSQSEKKAENISKKLSLFLEQYQNKFLEKLGAAPAVLSKIRKKYRWQIILKFDSMRNREYIIQLIEKKFVEANNEQRVEIRIDVDPYQML from the coding sequence ATGGATAAGGTAATAAAAGTAGTAGTTGATCTTCCACTTCGTAAGTTAAATAAAGAATTTGATTACTTACTACCAGATAAATTAAAGTCAAAAATTAAAATTGGTCAAATTGTTAAAGTTCCATTTGGGCGCCGTAAAATTGCTGCTTTTGTAACTAAAATAAATGTTAAATCGGATTTAGAAAAATCAAAGTTAAAAAAAGTTGATTCTTTATTATATAAAGAAAGTTTTTTTGATCAAAAACTTTTAGAACTTTTTTATTGGACTGCCTCTTATTATCATGCTTATTTAGCTCAAGTAATTAAATCAGCTTTACCTGCTGGAATTACAGCTAAGAAAATTAAAAAGAAAAAAATAGAATATTTAAAAGTTAATTCTGAAATTAGTAATTTTAAAAAAGAATTATCTAAATTAAATCAAAAAGCACCTAAACAATTTTTGATTTTGAAATATTTATTAGAAAACAAAAAAAAACAAAATAAATTAAAAAAAGTTTTAAAATATGCTTCTACTTCTCGTCAAACTGTTTACCGTTTAATAGAAAAAAAATTAGCAGTTTTATATACTGATACTAAGAGTAGACAACCTAAGCTTGATTCTAAATTAGAAACTAAAAAAACAGTTAAATTTAATTTAAAAGCCTCAGAATCTAAATTAATAAATAAAATAGCTAATAATTTTTATCAAAAAAATAGTTATTTATTAAGAACTAGTAGTAATAATAAAAAAAGATTTATCTTTGTTTTAAAATTGATTGAAAAACTTTTGCAAAAAGATAAAAATGTCATTCTTTTGATACCAGAAATTGAAAAAGATTATGTTTTTTTAGAACAGTTAAATGATTATTTTGAAGATCAAATTGCTTTTTTACACAGTAAACTTTCAAAAGGAGAAGTTTTTGATCAATGGCAGTTAATTAAAACTCATAAAGTCAAATTGGCAGTTGGAGCTAGATCAGCTATTTTTGCCCCCTTCGCTAAAGTTGATGCTGTAATTATTATGGAAGAAAATAATGAAAATTATAAAGGGCAAGAACATCCTTTGTATCAAGCTAGGCAAGTTGCTGCTAAACGTTTACAAAGTTCTAACTCAACTTTGATATTGGAATCTCCTTTTCCTTCACTTGAAAGTAAAAATCATGCTGATTTAGGTGAATATCAAGAGTTGAGAATAGATTCAGTAGTTGATAAAAGAAAACAGAAAGTGATTGATTTAAAAAATGAAGTAGAAAAAGGAAACTTAGGCAACTTAAGTCAAGAATTAAAAAAAGAAATTGAAAAAAATTTAAAGCAAAAAAATAAGATGATTTTATTTTTAAATAGAAGAGGTACTGCAAATTATATAATTTGTAGAAAATGTGGTCATGTTATTAAATGTCAACATTGTGATATTTCTTTAAGTTATCATCAAAAACAAAACAAATTAAGTTGTCATTATTGTGGCTTAGAAAAAAAGTTACCTCAAACTTGTCCTGACTGTGGAAGTTCTTTTATTGCTCAAGCTGGTTTAGGTACTCAAAAAATAATTGATGAATTAAAAGAGCTCTATTCAGATTATGCTATTATTAGAGTTGATGGTGATTTAAAAGAAAGTGAATTAAAAAAGAGACTTAATGATTTTAAAAATAATAAAATTGATATTTTAGTAGGAACTTCTATTATTTTAAAAAATCAATTTTATAATCAACTTAAATTTTTAGCAGTTATTTCTGCAGATACTACTTTAAATAACTCTAATTTTAGAGCAGCAGAAAATAATTTTTTTCTTATTAATCAGTTAAAAAGTATGCTTGTTAATTCTGAAGCTAGCACTTTTTTAGTCCAAAGTTATGAACCTGAACATTATAGTTTAAAAGCTGCTTTGACTTCTAAAAAGGAATTATTCTATAAACAAGAAAAACAAATTAGAAAGCATAGGAATTATCCACCCTTTTGTCGGCTTTTAAACATTATAATTAGTTCTCAATCGGAAAAAAAGGCAGAAAATATAAGCAAAAAATTATCTCTTTTTTTAGAACAATATCAAAATAAATTTTTAGAAAAGTTAGGAGCTGCACCTGCTGTTTTAAGTAAAATAAGGAAAAAATATCGCTGGCAAATAATTTTAAAATTTGATTCAATGCGTAATCGGGAATATATAATCCAGTTAATTGAAAAAAAATTTGTTGAAGCTAATAATGAACAAAGAGTAGAAATTCGTATTGATGTAGATCCCTATCAAATGTTATAA
- the metK gene encoding methionine adenosyltransferase, producing the protein MTRKYLLSSESVTEGHPDKVADQISDAVLDAILAEDPEARVACETMVTTGLILIAGEITTSCYVDLKQIARETVTEIGYTRAKYGFDGETCAVLTAIDEQSGDIALGVDHALEEKAGESNSDLGAGDQGLMFGYATNETEELMPLPIMLSHKLARKLAEVRKNGPLKYLRPDGKTQVVVAYEDDQPVYVDKILISSQHHPQISQEQIKEDIIKYVINEVISSDLLRSDTEILVNPTGRFVIGGPNGDTGLTGRKIIVDTYGGSAHHGGGAFSGKDPTKVDRSASYAARYIAKNIVAAEIAARCEVQISYAIGVAKPLSVMVDTFGTAQISENKLEKIIKEEFDLRPAKIIENLELRNPIYKQVAAYGHFGRHDLQLPWEKIDRVSSLKKRSGLE; encoded by the coding sequence ATGACACGTAAATATTTACTTAGCTCAGAGTCGGTAACAGAAGGTCACCCTGATAAGGTTGCTGATCAAATTTCAGATGCTGTTTTGGATGCTATTCTGGCCGAAGATCCAGAAGCGAGAGTTGCCTGTGAAACAATGGTTACTACAGGTTTGATTTTAATAGCAGGTGAGATCACAACTTCGTGTTATGTTGATTTAAAACAAATTGCTAGAGAAACAGTTACAGAAATCGGTTATACAAGAGCTAAATATGGTTTTGATGGAGAAACATGTGCTGTTTTAACAGCTATTGATGAACAGTCTGGAGACATTGCTCTGGGTGTTGACCATGCTTTAGAAGAAAAAGCAGGTGAATCTAATTCTGACTTAGGTGCTGGTGATCAGGGGCTAATGTTTGGTTATGCAACTAATGAAACTGAAGAATTAATGCCTTTGCCAATTATGCTTTCTCATAAATTAGCTCGTAAATTAGCTGAAGTTAGAAAAAATGGTCCTTTAAAATATTTACGTCCTGATGGCAAAACTCAGGTTGTTGTAGCTTATGAAGATGATCAACCTGTATATGTTGATAAAATATTAATTTCAAGCCAACACCATCCTCAAATTAGTCAAGAACAAATTAAAGAAGATATAATTAAATATGTAATAAATGAAGTTATTAGTTCTGACTTATTAAGATCAGACACCGAAATCTTGGTTAATCCAACTGGTAGATTTGTAATTGGGGGGCCAAATGGTGATACAGGTTTAACAGGTAGAAAAATCATAGTTGATACATATGGAGGCTCAGCTCATCATGGAGGAGGAGCTTTTTCTGGTAAAGATCCAACTAAAGTTGATCGTTCAGCTTCTTATGCTGCTCGCTATATTGCTAAAAATATTGTAGCAGCAGAAATTGCAGCTAGATGTGAAGTTCAAATTTCTTATGCAATAGGGGTTGCCAAACCTTTATCAGTAATGGTTGATACTTTTGGTACTGCACAAATTTCTGAAAATAAATTAGAAAAAATAATTAAAGAAGAGTTTGATTTAAGGCCGGCTAAAATTATTGAAAATCTGGAATTGAGAAATCCAATTTATAAGCAAGTAGCTGCTTATGGTCATTTTGGTCGTCATGACCTTCAATTGCCTTGGGAAAAGATAGATCGAGTCTCTAGTTTGAAAAAAAGATCTGGTTTAGAATAA